Proteins from a single region of Carassius gibelio isolate Cgi1373 ecotype wild population from Czech Republic chromosome A5, carGib1.2-hapl.c, whole genome shotgun sequence:
- the asgr1c.1 gene encoding asialoglycoprotein receptor 1 isoform X3, with protein sequence MVLYQKSGSSEEIMKMDMEFEKKTTLHKDRCSRKTGILLILGVCMIVFMTMTFFIFLHQQKKFSMLESWMNSQSSNLTSVNPDLQKTERQDVLYTEVKSLSSAVSALTSKLNDTVRNQDQKQTETKQLLSNLISSVTSLQSDLQKKQRDFESLSSSLRDLKGSVSDLSSSVSTVSSQLSVHMQQQDVKSLMNSLNVIVSPLTSTLNDAVKKQEQKQRETERSLDSLKSSVQSDQQNKQRDLESLKSSLRDLKSSLSDLTSSFASISSKQQTSEERVMNALKELMNKISAKTADVPVANCKSGWILYKSSCFLFSSNQLTWSEARDYCKAQNALLLKIQDDDEEWAFLNNQTMPTGFWVGLTDQTTGQWRWADETPYIMNKERWNPGQPDDWRDHGMGEGGEDCGQITYTGKLNDNHCSVKMRFICRV encoded by the exons ATGGTGCTCTATCAGAAAAGTGGTAGCTCtgaagaaatcatgaaaatggacATGGAATTTGAAAAGAAGACGACTTTACACAAAG ATCGTTGTAGCAGGAAAACTGGCATCCTCCTAATTCTAGGAGTTTGCATGATTGTCTTCATGACCATGACTTTTTTCATCT TTTTGcatcaacaaaaaaaattctCGATGTTGGAGAGTTGGATGAACAGTCAGAGTTCAAATCTGACTTCAGTCAATCCTGATCTTCAGAAAACAG AGCGTCAGGATGTGTTATACACTGAAGTGAAGAGTTTGAGTTCTGCAGTATCAGCGCTGACATCCAAACTAAATGATACAG tTCGCAATCAGGACCAGAAACAGActgaaacaaaacaattattaagCAATTTGATCTCATCTGTTACATCTCTACAGTCTGATCTACAAAAAAAGCAGCGTGACTTTG AGTCTCTGTCGAGCTCACTGAGGGACCTGAAGGGTTCAGTTTCAGATCTCTCTTCTTCTGTCTCAACTGTTTCTTCTCAACTATCAGTCCACA TGCAACAGCAGGATGTGAAAAGCTTGATGAACAGTTTGAATGTTATAGTATCACCACTGACATCTACACTAAATGATGCAG TTAAAAAGCAGGAACAGAAACAGAGGGAAACAGAAAGATCCCTGGACAGTTTGAAGTCTTCTGTACAATCTgatcaacaaaacaaacagcGTGACTTGG AGTCTCTGAAGAGCTCATTGAGGGACCTGAAGAGTTCATTGTCAGATCTCACTTCTTCTTTCGCATCGATTTCCTCAAAACAACAAACCTCTG AGGAAAGAGTCATGAACGCTCTGAAGGAGCTGATGAATAAAATAAGTGCCAAAACAGCAG ACGTCCCTGTGGCTAACTGTAAATCTGGCTGGATCTTGTACAAAAGCAGCTGTTTCTTGTTCTCTAGTAATCAACTCACCTGGTCAGAGGCACGAGATTACTGCAAAGCTCAGAATGCATTACTCCTGAAAATACAAGACGACGATGAGGAGTGG GCCTTTCTGAACAATCAAACCATGCCCACAGGCTTCTGGGTGGGTCTAACTGATCAGACAACAGGCCAGTGGAGATGGGCGGATGAAACTCCTTACATCATGAATAAAGA GCGCTGGAATCCTGGGCAGCCGGATGACTGGAGAGACCATGGTATGGGAGAGGGAGGAGAGGACTGTGGACAGATAACATATACTGGGAAACTAAATGACAACCACTGCTCTGTCAAAATGAGATTTATTTGCAGAGTGTAA
- the LOC128014890 gene encoding asialoglycoprotein receptor 1 has protein sequence MDNTEEYSKLEMESEPRKSFQRDLPCRRLTVILLGTVCIIIFMVLTSVIYSHQERKFSMLESWMKSHTSDLTSVKSDFQYTGGDLEKKVSELQNLVFSLSSYLNTSGSSNPETREMQIKKLSNIETLMSDLGSSLSSLASKQEEKLQKLERQQDTSHTEVKSLMDGLSSEVSTLRSKLTEDNPRSILRTQRFLVDMSKTLTDLKDLMSEVKSSVQSLSYRLSFTNLLIPGCTESGWIPFRNSCYLFSHDSMTWTKAKNYCEEKGALLLKIEDGSEREWEFVTSTAKPQEYWTGLTDQNTGQWRWADETPYTMNKIEWSPGQPDDWKDHGLGEEGEDCVHITAYGLLNDAHCSIKMNYICERRKQD, from the exons ATGGATAACACTGAAGAATACAGTAAACTGGAGATGGAATCTGAACCAAGGAAATCATTTCAGAGag ATCTTCCATGCAGGAGACTAACTGTGATCCTTCTAGGAACAGTctgcattattattttcatgGTCTTGACTTCTGTCATCT ATTCCCATCAGGAACGAAAGTTCTCAATGCTGGAGAGCTGGATGAAAAGCCATACTTCTGATCTAACCTCAGTCAAATCTGATTTTCAGTACACAG GAGGTGATCTAGAAAAGAAGGTTTCTGAGCTGCAGAACTTAGTGTTTAGCCTGAGTTCATATTTGAACACGTCTGGATCAAGTAACCCAGAGACCAGAG AAATGCAAATAAAGAAGCTGTCTAATATTGAGACCCTGATGAGCGATCTCGGCTCGTCACTGAGTTCACTTGCATCCAAACAAGAAGAAAAACTACAAAAGCTTG AGCGTCAGCAGGATACGTCACACACTGAAGTCAAGAGTTTGATGGACGGTTTGAGTTCAGAAGTATCGACTCTTAGGAGTAAACTAACAGAGGACAATCCAAGGTCTATTTTACGCACACAACGTTTCTTGG TGGATATGTCAAAAACACTGACGGATCTGAAGGATTTAATGTCGGAAGTGAAATCATCAGTTCAGTCTCTTAGTTATAGACTATCTTTTACCA ACTTACTTATACCAGGATGTACTGAATCTGGTTGGATCCCGTTCAGAAACAGCTGTTACCTGTTCTCGCATGACTCGATGACCTGGACCAAAGCTAAAAATTACTGTGAAGAGAAGGGCGCACTACTCCTAAAAATAGAAGATGGCTCTGAGAGGGAGTGG GAATTTGTTACCAGTACAGCCAAACCACAAGAATACTGGACTGGTCTAACGGACCAGAACACAGGGCAGTGGAGATGGGCGGATGAAACTCCTTACACCATGAATAAAAT AGAGTGGAGCCCTGGTCAGCCAGATGACTGGAAAGACCATGGCCTGGGAGAGGAAGGAGAGGACTGTGTGCACATTACAGCATACGGGCTgctaaatgatgcccactgctctatCAAAATGAACTATATATGTGAAAGGAGAAAACAGGACTGA
- the asgr1c.1 gene encoding C-type lectin domain family 4 member F isoform X1 produces MVLYQKSGSSEEIMKMDMEFEKKTTLHKDRCSRKTGILLILGVCMIVFMTMTFFIFLHQQKKFSMLESWMNSQSSNLTSVNPDLQKTERQDVLYTEVKSLSSAVSALTSKLNDTVRNQDQKQTETKQLLSNLISSVTSLQSDLQKKQRDFESVSSSLRDLKSSVSDLSSSVSTVSSQLSSVSMKDVSQTDIKSLMNNLSSAVSALTVQLNDAVNKQDQKQSQTERSLDSLKTSVESDQQNKQRDFESLSSSLRDLKGSVSDLSSSVSTVSSQLSVHMQQQDVKSLMNSLNVIVSPLTSTLNDAVKKQEQKQRETERSLDSLKSSVQSDQQNKQRDLESLKSSLRDLKSSLSDLTSSFASISSKQQTSEERVMNALKELMNKISAKTADVPVANCKSGWILYKSSCFLFSSNQLTWSEARDYCKAQNALLLKIQDDDEEWAFLNNQTMPTGFWVGLTDQTTGQWRWADETPYIMNKERWNPGQPDDWRDHGMGEGGEDCGQITYTGKLNDNHCSVKMRFICRV; encoded by the exons ATGGTGCTCTATCAGAAAAGTGGTAGCTCtgaagaaatcatgaaaatggacATGGAATTTGAAAAGAAGACGACTTTACACAAAG ATCGTTGTAGCAGGAAAACTGGCATCCTCCTAATTCTAGGAGTTTGCATGATTGTCTTCATGACCATGACTTTTTTCATCT TTTTGcatcaacaaaaaaaattctCGATGTTGGAGAGTTGGATGAACAGTCAGAGTTCAAATCTGACTTCAGTCAATCCTGATCTTCAGAAAACAG AGCGTCAGGATGTGTTATACACTGAAGTGAAGAGTTTGAGTTCTGCAGTATCAGCGCTGACATCCAAACTAAATGATACAG tTCGCAATCAGGACCAGAAACAGActgaaacaaaacaattattaagCAATTTGATCTCATCTGTTACATCTCTACAGTCTGATCTACAAAAAAAGCAGCGTGACTTTG AGTCTGTGTCGAGCTCACTGAGGGACCTGAAGAGTTCAGTTTCAGATCTCTCTTCTTCTGTCTCAACTGTTTCTTCTCAACTATCATCAGTCAGCA TGAAAGATGTGTCACAAACTGACATAAAGAGTTTGATGAATAATCTGAGTTCTGCAGTGTCAGCGCTGACGGTGCAGCTGAATGATGCAG TTAACAAGCAGGACCAGAAACAGAGTCAAACAGAAAGATCACTGGACAGTCTGAAGACATCGGTAGAGTCtgatcaacaaaacaaacaacgtGACTTCG AGTCTCTGTCGAGCTCACTGAGGGACCTGAAGGGTTCAGTTTCAGATCTCTCTTCTTCTGTCTCAACTGTTTCTTCTCAACTATCAGTCCACA TGCAACAGCAGGATGTGAAAAGCTTGATGAACAGTTTGAATGTTATAGTATCACCACTGACATCTACACTAAATGATGCAG TTAAAAAGCAGGAACAGAAACAGAGGGAAACAGAAAGATCCCTGGACAGTTTGAAGTCTTCTGTACAATCTgatcaacaaaacaaacagcGTGACTTGG AGTCTCTGAAGAGCTCATTGAGGGACCTGAAGAGTTCATTGTCAGATCTCACTTCTTCTTTCGCATCGATTTCCTCAAAACAACAAACCTCTG AGGAAAGAGTCATGAACGCTCTGAAGGAGCTGATGAATAAAATAAGTGCCAAAACAGCAG ACGTCCCTGTGGCTAACTGTAAATCTGGCTGGATCTTGTACAAAAGCAGCTGTTTCTTGTTCTCTAGTAATCAACTCACCTGGTCAGAGGCACGAGATTACTGCAAAGCTCAGAATGCATTACTCCTGAAAATACAAGACGACGATGAGGAGTGG GCCTTTCTGAACAATCAAACCATGCCCACAGGCTTCTGGGTGGGTCTAACTGATCAGACAACAGGCCAGTGGAGATGGGCGGATGAAACTCCTTACATCATGAATAAAGA GCGCTGGAATCCTGGGCAGCCGGATGACTGGAGAGACCATGGTATGGGAGAGGGAGGAGAGGACTGTGGACAGATAACATATACTGGGAAACTAAATGACAACCACTGCTCTGTCAAAATGAGATTTATTTGCAGAGTGTAA
- the LOC128014889 gene encoding asialoglycoprotein receptor 1-like codes for MGMDRLEEYSKMEMECEPKKSFQRGLLNRRQTGIFVLMGTVCMIIFMVLTSVIYSHQERKFSMLESWMKSHTSDLTSVKSEFQYTGGDLEKKVSELQNLVFSMSSYLNTSGSSNPETREMQIKKLSNIETLMSDLGSSLSSLASKQEEKLQKLERQQDTSHTEVKSLMDALSKLTEDNLRTSFVSLHYFPQTSRTLMGMSSSLSDLKHSMELLRSSLQTLSYKLSFTHLLTSGCTEPDWIPFRNSCYLFSQDVMNWTKAKDYCEEKGGFLLKIDDGSEKEWQFVSNFAKPHDYWIGLTDQITGQWRWTDDTPYIINKEHWSPGQPDDWTEHGLGEGGEDCGQIAYNGMLNDAHCSTKMKYICEMQN; via the exons ATGGGAATGGATCGCTTGGAAGAATACAGTAAAATGGAGATGGAGTGTGAACCAAAGAAATCATTTCAGAGAG GTCTTCTAAACAGGAGACAAACTGGCATCTTTGTGCTTATGGGAACAGTCTGCATGATTATTTTCATGGTTTTGACTTCTGTCATCT ATTCCCATCAGGAACGAAAGTTCTCAATGCTGGAGAGCTGGATGAAAAGCCATACTTCTGATCTAACCTCAGTCAAATCTGAATTTCAGTACACAG GAGGTGATCTAGAAAAGAAGGTTTCTGAGCTGCAGAACTTAGTGTTCAGCATGAGTTCATATTTGAACACGTCTGGATCAAGTAACCCAGAGACCAGAG AAATGCAAATAAAGAAGCTGTCTAATATTGAGACCCTGATGAGCGATCTCGGCTCGTCACTGAGTTCACTCGCATCCAAACAAGAAGAAAAACTACAAAAGCTGG AGCGTCAGCAGGATACGTCACACACTGAAGTCAAGAGTCTGATGGACGCTTTGAGTAAACTAACAGAGGACAATCTGAGGACATCTTTTGTTTCTctacattattttccacaaacaTCAAGGACCTTGA TGGGCATGTCAAGCTCACTGTCGGACCTGAAACATTCAATGGAGTTACTGAGATCATCTCTTCAAACTCTTTCTTATAAACTATCATTTACAC ACTTACTTACATCTGGCTGTACTGAACCTGACTGGATACCGTTCAGAAACAGCTGTTACCTGTTCTCCCAGGATGTAATGAACTGGACCAAAGCAAAGGATTACTGTGAAGAGAAGGGCGGGTTTCTCCTAAAAATAGACGATGGCTCTGAGAAGGAGTGG CAATTTGTTAGCAATTTCGCCAAACCACATGACTACTGGATTGGTCTAACGGACCAGATCACAGGCCAATGGAGATGGACGGATGACACTCCTTACATCATAAATAAAGA acaCTGGAGTCCCGGGCAGCCGGATGATTGGACCGAACACGGCCTGGGGGAAGGAGGAGAGGACTGTGGGCAGATTGCATATAATGGGATgctaaatgatgcccactgctctacCAAAATGAAGTATATATGTGAAATGCAAAACTGA
- the si:ch211-283g2.1 gene encoding sodium- and chloride-dependent GABA transporter ine, with the protein MAEEEEAGRPTWSRQIEFTLAGIGCAVGLGNIWRFPYLCYRSGGGAFLVPYLLMLVVLGIPLLHMELTLGQYLRRGPVLALTKACPLLKGVGMATVAISFIMCTYYNIIITWALYYMFSSFRSELLWENCNNTWNTANCTDRVTNSSTSSTASQQFFNYKVLERTSGVEETGTLRWELFLLLLLSWILVYLCIFKGVKSTGKVVYFTALFPYVILLALLINNVQLPGAIDGIRFFIIPEWDKLLNVEVWINAAAQIFNSIGIGFGSLMAMASYNSYNNNILKDTLAISITNSVTSIFAGFVIFSAFGYMSHLQNVPVSEIAVDGPGLVFVVYPQAFATMPVAPLWAFLFFFMLLCLGLDSQFAMVEVMVTSLLDSYSKPILKYLKHKEFLVLVVCGSAFLLGIPNVMQVGIYVFQLMDHYTAIVSIMFLAFFEVVAVCWLYGVKRLCSNILEMTGKRPSIFFRVCWWVICPALITVILVFSVIQFKPARYEDYVYPPWAQGVGWLIALASIIWIPLAAVHTLWVLPGSFTERLKKSITPFSLDEDSENPYYKQKGAIMEVIPNIAVIGSIVPLSDKPPILD; encoded by the exons ATGGCGGAGGAAGAGGAGGCCGGCAGACCCACATGGAGCAGGCAGATAGAGTTCACTCTGGCTGGGATCGGCTGCGCTGTGGGCTTGGGGAATATCTGGAGGTTCCCGTACCTGTGCTACAGGAGCGGTGGAG GTGCGTTCCTGGTGCCTTACCTGCTCATGCTGGTAGTGCTGGGGATCCCGCTGCTGCACATGGAGCTGACGCTCGGCCAATATCTGAGAAGGGGACCCGTCCTGGCCCTGACCAAAGCCTGTCCCCTGCTGAAAG GTGTTGGCATGGCAACGGTGGCCATCTCTTTCATCATGTGCACATACTATAATATCATTATCACATGGGCGCTGTACTACATGTTCAGCTCTTTTCGGAGCGAGCTGCTCTGGGAAAACTGCAACAACACATGGAACACGGCCAACTGCACCGACCGTGTGACCAACAGCTCCACATCCTCCACCGCCAGCCAGCAATTCTTCAA TTATAAGGTGCTGGAGAGGACCAGTGGTGTGGAGGAGACGGGCACCTTGAGGTGGGAGCTGTTCCTCCTGCTGCTGCTGTCCTGGATCCTCGTCTACCTCTGCATCTTTAAAGGAGTCAAATCCACTGGGAAG GTGGTTTACTTCACGGCTCTGTTTCCATACGTGATTCTTCTGGCTCTTCTGATCAATAACGTGCAGCTTCCGGGAGCCATAGACGGCATCCGATTCTTCATCATACCCGAGTGGGACAAGCTGCTCAATGTGGAG GTATGGATTAATGCAGCAGCTCAGATCTTTAACTCCATTGGGATCGGCTTCGGCTCGCTGATGGCGATGGCCAGCTACAACTCCTACAACAACAATATCCTCAA AGACACTCTGGCCATTTCCATCACAAATTCCGTGACTAGTATTTTCGCCGGATTCGTCATTTTTTCAGCATTCGGCTACATGTCTCATCTCCAGAATGTGCCGGTCAGTGAAATCGCAGTGGACG GTCCGGGTCTAGTGTTTGTGGTTTACCCACAAGCCTTTGCAACGATGCCCGTTGCTCCTTTGTGGGCCTTTCTCTTCTTTTTCATGCTACTCTGCCTCGGCCTGGACAGTCAG TTTGCCATGGTCGAGGTGATGGTGACCAGTCTGTTGGACAGCTACAGTAAACCCATACTCAAGTACCTCAAACACAAGGAGTTTCTTGTGCTAGTAGTCTGTGGTTCAGCCTTCCTTCTGGGCATTCCTAATGTCATGCAG GTGGGGATCTATGTGTTCCAGCTGATGGATCATTATACAGCTATCGTCTCCATCATGTTCCTGGCGTTTTTTGAGGTGGTTGCTGTTTGTTGGCTTTACG GTGTAAAGCGTCTGTGCAGTAACATACTGGAGATGACAGGAAAGAGACCCAGTATTTTCTTCAGGGTCTGCTGGTGGGTCATTTGTCCTGCTTTGATAACC GTTATCCTGGTGTTCTCGGTGATTCAGTTTAAGCCAGCGCGCTATGAGGATTACGTTTACCCGCCGTGGGCTCAGGGTGTGGGGTGGCTCATCGCTTTGGCCTCCATCATCTGGATTCCTCTAGCAGCTGTGCACACGCTCTGGGTTCTGCCCGGATCCTTCACCGAG
- the asgr1c.1 gene encoding asialoglycoprotein receptor 1 isoform X2, producing MVLYQKSGSSEEIMKMDMEFEKKTTLHKDRCSRKTGILLILGVCMIVFMTMTFFIFLHQQKKFSMLESWMNSQSSNLTSVNPDLQKTERQDVLYTEVKSLSSAVSALTSKLNDTVRNQDQKQTETKQLLSNLISSVTSLQSDLQKKQRDFESVSSSLRDLKSSVSDLSSSVSTVSSQLSSVSMQQQDVKSLMNSLNVIVSPLTSTLNDAVKKQEQKQRETERSLDSLKSSVQSDQQNKQRDLESLKSSLRDLKSSLSDLTSSFASISSKQQTSEERVMNALKELMNKISAKTADVPVANCKSGWILYKSSCFLFSSNQLTWSEARDYCKAQNALLLKIQDDDEEWAFLNNQTMPTGFWVGLTDQTTGQWRWADETPYIMNKERWNPGQPDDWRDHGMGEGGEDCGQITYTGKLNDNHCSVKMRFICRV from the exons ATGGTGCTCTATCAGAAAAGTGGTAGCTCtgaagaaatcatgaaaatggacATGGAATTTGAAAAGAAGACGACTTTACACAAAG ATCGTTGTAGCAGGAAAACTGGCATCCTCCTAATTCTAGGAGTTTGCATGATTGTCTTCATGACCATGACTTTTTTCATCT TTTTGcatcaacaaaaaaaattctCGATGTTGGAGAGTTGGATGAACAGTCAGAGTTCAAATCTGACTTCAGTCAATCCTGATCTTCAGAAAACAG AGCGTCAGGATGTGTTATACACTGAAGTGAAGAGTTTGAGTTCTGCAGTATCAGCGCTGACATCCAAACTAAATGATACAG tTCGCAATCAGGACCAGAAACAGActgaaacaaaacaattattaagCAATTTGATCTCATCTGTTACATCTCTACAGTCTGATCTACAAAAAAAGCAGCGTGACTTTG AGTCTGTGTCGAGCTCACTGAGGGACCTGAAGAGTTCAGTTTCAGATCTCTCTTCTTCTGTCTCAACTGTTTCTTCTCAACTATCATCAGTCAGCA TGCAACAGCAGGATGTGAAAAGCTTGATGAACAGTTTGAATGTTATAGTATCACCACTGACATCTACACTAAATGATGCAG TTAAAAAGCAGGAACAGAAACAGAGGGAAACAGAAAGATCCCTGGACAGTTTGAAGTCTTCTGTACAATCTgatcaacaaaacaaacagcGTGACTTGG AGTCTCTGAAGAGCTCATTGAGGGACCTGAAGAGTTCATTGTCAGATCTCACTTCTTCTTTCGCATCGATTTCCTCAAAACAACAAACCTCTG AGGAAAGAGTCATGAACGCTCTGAAGGAGCTGATGAATAAAATAAGTGCCAAAACAGCAG ACGTCCCTGTGGCTAACTGTAAATCTGGCTGGATCTTGTACAAAAGCAGCTGTTTCTTGTTCTCTAGTAATCAACTCACCTGGTCAGAGGCACGAGATTACTGCAAAGCTCAGAATGCATTACTCCTGAAAATACAAGACGACGATGAGGAGTGG GCCTTTCTGAACAATCAAACCATGCCCACAGGCTTCTGGGTGGGTCTAACTGATCAGACAACAGGCCAGTGGAGATGGGCGGATGAAACTCCTTACATCATGAATAAAGA GCGCTGGAATCCTGGGCAGCCGGATGACTGGAGAGACCATGGTATGGGAGAGGGAGGAGAGGACTGTGGACAGATAACATATACTGGGAAACTAAATGACAACCACTGCTCTGTCAAAATGAGATTTATTTGCAGAGTGTAA